Proteins co-encoded in one Pseudomonas beijingensis genomic window:
- a CDS encoding NADP-dependent oxidoreductase: MTAQTNRQFLLAKRPVGAATRETFTYQQVPVGEPAAGQILVKNEYLSLDPAMRGWMNEGKSYIPPVGLGEVMRALGVGQVIASNNPGFAVGDYVNGALGVQDYFLGEPRGFYKVDPKLAPLPRYLSALGMTGMTAYFALLDVGAPKAGETVVLSGAAGAVGSIAGQIAKLKGCRVVGIAGGADKCKFLVDELGFDGAIDYKNEDVHAGLKRECPKGVDVYFDNVGGDILDAVLSRLNLKARVVICGAISQYNNKEAVKGPANYLSLLVNRARMEGFVVMDYASQFAAAGQEMAGWMAKGQLKSKEDIVEGLETFPETLTKLFSGENFGKLVLKV; this comes from the coding sequence ATGACTGCCCAGACCAATCGCCAGTTCCTGCTCGCCAAACGCCCGGTAGGCGCCGCGACCCGCGAGACTTTTACCTATCAGCAAGTACCGGTGGGCGAGCCGGCAGCCGGCCAGATCCTGGTGAAGAACGAATATCTGTCCCTGGACCCGGCCATGCGCGGCTGGATGAACGAGGGCAAGTCCTATATCCCACCGGTCGGTCTCGGTGAAGTGATGCGAGCGCTGGGTGTCGGCCAGGTGATCGCCTCGAACAACCCCGGGTTCGCGGTCGGGGACTACGTCAACGGTGCCCTGGGCGTGCAGGATTATTTCCTCGGCGAGCCAAGGGGTTTCTACAAAGTCGATCCGAAACTGGCACCGCTACCCCGTTATTTGTCCGCCCTGGGCATGACCGGCATGACCGCCTATTTCGCCCTGCTGGACGTCGGCGCGCCCAAGGCCGGCGAGACCGTGGTGCTGTCGGGCGCCGCCGGTGCGGTGGGGAGCATCGCCGGGCAGATCGCCAAGCTCAAAGGCTGTCGTGTGGTGGGCATCGCCGGCGGCGCCGACAAATGCAAATTCCTGGTCGATGAATTGGGCTTCGACGGGGCCATCGACTACAAGAACGAAGACGTCCACGCCGGTCTCAAGCGCGAATGCCCCAAAGGCGTGGATGTGTATTTCGACAACGTCGGGGGCGACATCCTCGATGCCGTGCTCAGCCGCCTGAACCTCAAGGCCCGCGTGGTGATTTGCGGCGCCATCAGCCAGTACAACAACAAGGAAGCGGTGAAGGGCCCCGCCAACTACCTGTCCCTGCTGGTCAACCGGGCACGCATGGAGGGCTTCGTGGTCATGGACTACGCCTCCCAGTTCGCCGCCGCCGGACAGGAAATGGCCGGCTGGATGGCCAAGGGGCAGCTCAAGAGCAAGGAAGACATCGTCGAAGGGTTGGAGACCTTCCCCGAGACGCTGACCAAGTTGTTCAGTGGGGAGAACTTCGGGAAACTCGTACTCAAGGTCTGA
- a CDS encoding SDR family oxidoreductase, whose protein sequence is MSMTFSGQVAVVTGAAAGIGRATAQAFAAEGLKVVVADLDVAGGEGTVQSIRDAGGEAVFVRCNVTLESDVQQLMDEVIKTYGRLDYAFNNAGIEIEKGKLADGTLDEFDAIMGVNVKGVWLCMKYQLPLLLAQGGGAIVNTASVAGLGAAPKMSIYAASKHAVIGLTKSAAIEYAKKKIRVNAVCPAVIDTDMFRRAYEADPKKGEFANAMHPVGRIGKVEEIASAVLYLCSDGAAFTTGHSLAVDGGVTAF, encoded by the coding sequence ATGAGCATGACGTTTTCCGGACAGGTCGCCGTGGTAACCGGCGCCGCCGCAGGCATTGGTCGCGCCACGGCCCAGGCGTTCGCGGCAGAGGGCCTGAAAGTGGTCGTGGCCGACCTGGACGTAGCGGGCGGCGAGGGCACGGTGCAGTCGATTCGTGATGCGGGCGGCGAAGCGGTGTTCGTGCGCTGCAACGTGACGTTGGAAAGCGATGTGCAGCAGCTGATGGACGAGGTGATCAAGACTTACGGACGCCTTGACTATGCCTTCAACAACGCCGGGATCGAGATCGAGAAGGGCAAGTTGGCCGACGGTACGCTCGACGAGTTCGACGCGATCATGGGCGTCAATGTGAAGGGCGTCTGGTTGTGCATGAAGTACCAGTTGCCCTTGCTGCTGGCGCAGGGCGGCGGTGCTATCGTCAACACGGCCTCGGTGGCCGGCCTGGGCGCTGCGCCGAAGATGAGCATCTATGCCGCTTCCAAGCACGCCGTGATCGGCCTGACCAAATCGGCCGCCATCGAATACGCCAAGAAAAAGATTCGCGTGAATGCGGTCTGTCCGGCGGTGATCGACACTGACATGTTCCGTCGCGCCTATGAGGCGGACCCGAAAAAAGGCGAGTTCGCCAATGCCATGCACCCGGTGGGGCGTATCGGCAAGGTCGAGGAAATCGCCAGCGCCGTGCTCTATTTGTGCAGCGATGGCGCGGCGTTCACCACTGGCCATTCCTTGGCGGTGGACGGCGGGGTCACGGCGTTCTGA
- a CDS encoding PLP-dependent aminotransferase family protein — protein sequence MELRIDRQALVPVVQQIVDALTGWIRQDAVQPGTRLPSVRQLARQNLLSQSSVNEACERLVAQGLLASRHGSSFFVAPPLASGHACTDPDRWQDTLAEGGDSSQWALKLGCGGLPESWRESDDLGYAIRQVTRTDMAGLFNYSTSLGLPALREQLSRRLKQLNIEADKDLILTTTGATHGLDLIVRTLLQPGACVVVESPGYPSLFDLLKLHKIDMIELPRTPRGPDVDVLQELLATHRPSALFVNSACHNPTGSNLAPAVAQRLLQLTKQHAVLVIEDDAYGDFQNSARTRLAALDADVVYVGSFSKTLSSSLRVGFVVAGPSIIARLSEVKGITSMGGSRFCESVLANLLANGAYRKLVQRQRQRLGVDTAALLQVLEDADWEVFGKPAGGLFIWARSPMSDYAGLQRLAKRFGVLLSSPTAFSPSGADSDWLRINVAYARDSRALGFFRAAALDRPQVS from the coding sequence ATGGAGTTGAGAATCGACCGGCAGGCCTTGGTGCCTGTCGTGCAGCAAATCGTCGACGCGCTGACCGGCTGGATCCGACAGGATGCGGTGCAACCGGGGACTCGCCTGCCGTCCGTGCGCCAACTGGCGCGGCAGAACCTGCTCAGCCAGTCCAGCGTCAATGAAGCGTGTGAGCGCCTGGTTGCCCAAGGCCTGCTGGCGTCCCGGCATGGCTCCAGCTTTTTTGTCGCACCACCTCTTGCATCCGGGCACGCGTGCACTGACCCGGATCGGTGGCAAGACACGCTCGCCGAGGGCGGTGATTCCTCGCAATGGGCGTTGAAGCTGGGATGTGGCGGGTTGCCCGAGAGCTGGCGTGAAAGCGATGACCTGGGTTATGCGATCCGGCAGGTTACCCGCACCGATATGGCGGGGCTGTTCAACTACAGCACATCGCTGGGGCTGCCCGCCCTGCGTGAACAGCTGTCCAGGCGCCTGAAGCAGCTCAATATCGAGGCCGATAAAGACCTGATCCTGACCACCACCGGGGCCACCCATGGGCTGGACTTGATCGTGCGGACACTGTTGCAGCCAGGCGCCTGCGTGGTGGTGGAGAGCCCCGGTTATCCAAGCCTGTTCGACCTGCTCAAGTTGCACAAGATCGACATGATCGAACTGCCCAGGACCCCGCGGGGCCCGGACGTTGATGTGTTGCAAGAGTTGTTGGCGACACATCGGCCCAGTGCGCTGTTCGTCAACAGTGCCTGCCACAACCCGACCGGCAGCAACCTGGCACCGGCCGTGGCCCAACGGTTGCTGCAACTGACGAAGCAACACGCCGTGCTGGTGATCGAAGACGATGCCTATGGCGATTTCCAGAACTCGGCGCGGACCCGGCTGGCGGCGCTGGATGCCGACGTGGTCTACGTGGGCAGTTTCTCGAAGACCCTGAGCAGTTCGTTGCGCGTCGGTTTCGTAGTAGCCGGGCCGTCCATCATCGCGCGCCTGAGCGAGGTCAAGGGCATTACCAGCATGGGCGGGTCGCGGTTCTGTGAGTCGGTGCTTGCCAATCTCTTGGCCAACGGGGCCTATCGCAAACTGGTCCAGCGCCAGCGGCAGCGTTTGGGCGTCGATACGGCGGCACTGCTGCAGGTATTGGAGGATGCTGACTGGGAGGTCTTTGGCAAACCCGCTGGCGGGCTTTTCATCTGGGCAAGATCGCCAATGAGTGACTACGCTGGATTACAACGTCTGGCCAAGCGCTTCGGCGTGTTGCTGTCTTCGCCCACGGCCTTCAGCCCCTCGGGCGCCGACAGCGACTGGCTACGGATCAACGTGGCCTATGCCCGTGATTCCCGGGCGCTGGGTTTTTTCCGGGCCGCGGCTCTGGATCGACCTCAAGTGTCCTGA
- a CDS encoding methyl-accepting chemotaxis protein, protein MTATVHDVARNAEEAAQAAQTADDKVESGQQVVRQSMVRIEQLADSATSASSSIESLSAEIQNIGTVLSVIKSVAEQTNLLALNAAIEAARAGEQGRGFAVVADEVRALARRTQQSTEEIERLVSALRSAAQASVQQIQSSGELVKMAVSDALQTESALGSIAAAVSLIQQMNQQIAAAAEQQSSVAEEINRSVTSIRASADQSSLAMRGNAASSIELAQLGIELKGMVGHFKL, encoded by the coding sequence ATGACGGCCACGGTGCACGATGTCGCACGCAATGCCGAAGAAGCGGCACAAGCGGCCCAGACCGCCGACGACAAGGTCGAAAGCGGCCAGCAGGTGGTGCGCCAGAGCATGGTGCGCATCGAGCAACTGGCCGATTCGGCCACGTCGGCCAGTTCCAGCATCGAAAGCCTCAGCGCCGAGATCCAGAACATCGGCACGGTGCTGAGTGTGATCAAGAGCGTGGCCGAGCAAACCAACCTGTTGGCCCTCAATGCCGCTATCGAAGCGGCCCGCGCCGGGGAGCAGGGCAGGGGGTTTGCGGTCGTGGCCGATGAGGTGCGGGCCCTGGCCAGGCGCACGCAACAGTCCACTGAGGAAATCGAGCGGCTGGTGAGTGCCTTGCGCTCAGCGGCCCAGGCTTCCGTGCAGCAGATCCAGAGCAGTGGCGAGTTGGTGAAGATGGCCGTCAGCGACGCACTGCAGACCGAGAGCGCCTTGGGCAGCATTGCGGCGGCGGTGTCGTTGATCCAGCAGATGAACCAACAGATCGCCGCGGCGGCCGAGCAGCAGAGCTCGGTGGCCGAAGAGATCAATCGCAGTGTCACCAGCATTCGCGCCAGCGCCGATCAATCGTCCCTGGCGATGCGCGGCAATGCCGCTTCCAGCATCGAGCTGGCGCAGTTGGGGATTGAGCTGAAAGGGATGGTGGGGCATTTCAAGTTGTGA
- a CDS encoding LysE family translocator has product MLIFVKSMVIGLCIAAPVGPIGLLCIQRSLMLGWRAGFATGLGAATADSIYGFIGALGVTAIIATLISFKPWLCIFGGLFLAYIGYQTIRSKGGATAMAGERANMFKAYSTTLFLTLSNPMTILSFIAIFAALSDGMASDQGGQHALLPMVTGIFLGSAAWWLGLSGFSSIFKARIAESKLRLINYFSGATITILGAYQVATGVMLATAT; this is encoded by the coding sequence ATGCTGATTTTTGTTAAATCGATGGTCATTGGGCTGTGCATTGCCGCCCCTGTGGGACCTATTGGGCTGCTGTGCATACAGAGAAGCCTCATGCTGGGATGGCGAGCCGGTTTCGCGACGGGATTAGGGGCCGCCACCGCCGATTCGATCTATGGATTCATCGGGGCCCTGGGGGTCACGGCCATCATCGCGACGCTCATCAGCTTTAAACCTTGGTTGTGTATCTTTGGCGGGCTGTTCCTCGCCTACATTGGCTATCAGACAATACGATCGAAGGGCGGCGCGACCGCCATGGCGGGTGAGCGGGCCAACATGTTCAAAGCCTACTCGACCACGCTGTTCCTGACCCTGTCGAACCCCATGACCATCTTGTCGTTCATCGCGATATTTGCCGCGTTGAGTGATGGCATGGCCAGTGATCAAGGCGGCCAGCACGCCTTGCTGCCAATGGTGACCGGTATATTCCTGGGTTCGGCTGCCTGGTGGCTGGGGTTGAGCGGGTTTTCCTCCATTTTCAAGGCGCGGATTGCCGAATCGAAGCTGAGGCTGATCAACTACTTTTCAGGGGCGACCATCACCATTCTGGGGGCCTACCAGGTCGCCACTGGCGTCATGCTGGCTACGGCAACCTGA
- a CDS encoding PLP-dependent aminotransferase family protein, whose protein sequence is MSSAFENTIFEDPILNVIHLLNSIAQENPEAISLASGRPDDQQCDLSLIDRGLARYKHHVAGTEQSLATLLCQYGKTSGIINEIIATYLQVDEGITVSNPESIVVCLGFQEACTLTLLSIFEGGGVLLVPDPVFSGVTGIAKLLGIKIVPVPMAAFLDLIALRKIIEELESRGEKTKALYAIPDFSNPTADSLSYDARTAMLSLASEKNFFILEDTAYRYFRYEGEAIASMKSIDSSRVFLLGSFAKSIFPGVRMGYVVAPLGPGVMSFSTKLCKAKSLITVNTPALCQAVVAGLLIENDYSLKGLNQPRVLSYTNKRNHMLECLEREFPPKVGGQRTVSWNHPAGGFFINLQLPFAFGYCEMRECAQQFKVIVFPTTLFSLTNEAANQVRLSFSNASAPDVTQAIGRFRAYVESRLQ, encoded by the coding sequence GTGTCCAGCGCATTCGAAAACACGATATTCGAAGACCCCATCCTGAACGTCATCCACCTTCTTAATTCCATCGCCCAGGAAAACCCGGAGGCCATTTCACTGGCCTCCGGTCGACCCGACGATCAGCAGTGCGACCTTTCTCTCATCGACAGGGGACTGGCCCGATACAAACATCACGTTGCCGGCACCGAGCAATCACTGGCGACGCTGCTTTGCCAATATGGAAAAACCTCGGGAATCATCAATGAAATAATCGCCACCTATTTGCAGGTCGATGAAGGGATAACCGTCTCCAACCCTGAAAGCATCGTGGTGTGCCTGGGGTTTCAGGAAGCCTGTACCTTGACGCTACTGTCCATCTTTGAAGGCGGCGGGGTTTTATTAGTGCCTGACCCGGTGTTTTCCGGGGTCACGGGCATCGCAAAACTGCTGGGCATAAAAATAGTCCCCGTCCCCATGGCGGCCTTTCTCGACCTGATCGCCCTGCGCAAGATCATTGAAGAACTTGAATCCAGAGGGGAAAAAACCAAAGCACTCTATGCCATTCCGGACTTCAGCAATCCGACCGCCGACAGCCTTTCCTATGACGCCAGGACAGCCATGCTTTCCTTGGCCAGTGAAAAGAACTTTTTCATCCTGGAAGACACGGCCTACCGTTACTTCAGGTATGAAGGCGAGGCCATTGCGTCCATGAAGTCCATCGACAGCAGTCGGGTGTTCTTGCTGGGCTCCTTTGCCAAATCGATTTTTCCGGGCGTGCGCATGGGGTATGTGGTCGCGCCGCTGGGCCCCGGCGTCATGTCGTTCAGCACAAAGTTGTGCAAGGCCAAGAGCTTGATCACCGTCAACACCCCTGCCCTGTGCCAAGCGGTCGTCGCCGGCTTGCTGATCGAGAACGACTACTCGTTGAAAGGGCTGAACCAACCCAGGGTGTTGTCCTATACGAACAAAAGAAACCACATGCTTGAATGCCTGGAGCGTGAATTCCCACCCAAGGTCGGCGGCCAAAGAACGGTCAGCTGGAACCATCCGGCAGGCGGCTTCTTCATCAATCTGCAGCTGCCTTTCGCTTTTGGGTATTGCGAAATGCGCGAATGCGCCCAGCAGTTCAAGGTAATCGTATTCCCCACCACTTTATTTTCGCTGACGAATGAAGCGGCTAACCAGGTCAGGCTTTCATTCAGCAATGCCAGCGCCCCGGACGTCACCCAGGCAATAGGCCGTTTCAGGGCGTATGTTGAGTCCAGACTGCAGTAA
- a CDS encoding trans-sulfuration enzyme family protein: protein MKTSTEILHIKVDDRDAHPSVTPIYQCSAFNADSAFFYSRKANPNVSELEQVVASLEGSEYALAYSTGMSAIYMVLELLKPGASLVINKYIYGCSYKLFQRYAARIGAHLAILDLTTAEGLKDLPANVDMVIFETPTNPFLKDIDIHAVSRAVKQHNPQALVVVDNTWATPIFQKPLNFGADISLYSATKYFSGHSDVMGGLVLVNNETIYNRLLEGRFYSGTILTPNSAWLLRRSMQTFNLRMEKHSQTTASMLNYLRELPFIEHVYYPRIDGQQLTGYGGIVFVDIRPDLVPFYKTFTGALKWFGTGTGMACVTSMVAQPFSGSHASMTDQEKADMGIEKGLVRLCFGLEDLEDLKEDLLQAFETMESKVDQKHSLDPA, encoded by the coding sequence ATGAAAACGTCTACTGAAATACTTCATATCAAGGTGGATGACCGGGACGCCCACCCTTCGGTAACACCTATTTATCAGTGCAGCGCTTTCAACGCTGACTCGGCCTTCTTCTATTCAAGGAAAGCCAATCCCAATGTGAGTGAACTGGAACAGGTCGTCGCGTCCCTGGAAGGCAGCGAATATGCCCTGGCCTACAGCACCGGGATGAGCGCGATTTATATGGTGTTGGAACTGTTGAAACCGGGAGCTTCGCTGGTCATCAACAAATACATCTATGGCTGTTCTTATAAATTGTTCCAGCGCTATGCGGCACGTATCGGCGCGCACCTGGCGATTCTGGATCTCACCACGGCAGAGGGGTTGAAGGACTTGCCGGCGAACGTCGACATGGTCATTTTCGAAACACCGACCAACCCGTTCCTGAAAGACATTGATATCCACGCGGTCAGCCGGGCCGTCAAGCAACACAACCCGCAGGCGCTGGTGGTCGTCGACAATACCTGGGCCACGCCAATCTTTCAGAAGCCGTTGAATTTTGGCGCCGACATTTCCCTGTACAGCGCCACCAAATACTTCTCTGGACACAGTGATGTCATGGGAGGGCTGGTGCTGGTCAACAATGAGACGATTTACAACCGTCTTCTTGAGGGCCGCTTCTACTCAGGCACGATACTCACCCCCAATAGCGCCTGGTTGCTGCGCAGGAGCATGCAGACGTTCAACCTGCGCATGGAAAAACACAGCCAGACGACAGCAAGCATGCTCAATTATCTGCGCGAGCTGCCTTTTATCGAGCATGTCTATTACCCACGCATCGATGGCCAGCAGTTGACCGGTTATGGCGGCATTGTGTTTGTTGATATACGGCCCGACCTGGTGCCCTTTTATAAAACATTCACCGGCGCACTCAAATGGTTTGGCACAGGCACCGGTATGGCCTGCGTGACCTCGATGGTCGCCCAACCCTTCAGTGGCAGCCACGCCTCGATGACGGATCAGGAAAAAGCGGACATGGGCATCGAGAAAGGCCTGGTTCGATTGTGCTTTGGCCTGGAGGATCTTGAAGACCTCAAGGAGGACCTGCTACAGGCATTCGAAACCATGGAAAGCAAGGTCGATCAGAAACACTCACTCGATCCTGCATAA
- the amrS gene encoding AmmeMemoRadiSam system radical SAM enzyme: MDTTKNKNWTLESSPAKLEEILPGGAVKCHLSPRNCVIQEGKVGFCKVRGNRGGRLVTLNYGKGVHSTEETIETEAVFHFAPGERILSLGNIGCMLNCGYCHNWKTSQAKYVTDKDVYYYTPEQVVETALKHGIRVISWTYNDPVVWHEFILDTAKLAKEAGLINLYKSAFFISEEAIDELLPVIDIFSISLKSISPEYYRKVTTGWVEPVLAGIKKVYDAGKYVEVSTLMVTDISDDEETARKISQWVLDELGPNVPLHFVRFHPDYKMSNSIRTPVDRLLKARDVARSMGVEHVYLGNVNDVEGTNTSCNHCNALLVTRYGLNAEIIGLDSKGGCSQCGHDAHFKLLGEHQANAPVELREDALSTYEKRKFEWHGDIVSLHAQVLNTEDFEQTVYLRRNYTDGHNSEWKSLTLRPHESYRFIIAKARIDETGPEVWLPNGVNSNLHEVFDRAHFPTESIEEIGISQNDITPTVGYEGKQNMYEQVIKLVSQA; this comes from the coding sequence ATGGACACTACAAAAAATAAAAACTGGACCTTGGAAAGCAGCCCGGCAAAACTCGAAGAAATACTCCCCGGGGGCGCTGTGAAGTGTCATCTTTCCCCACGCAACTGTGTCATCCAGGAAGGCAAGGTAGGTTTTTGCAAAGTGCGCGGAAACCGTGGGGGCAGGCTCGTTACATTGAACTACGGCAAAGGCGTTCACAGCACCGAAGAGACCATCGAAACCGAAGCCGTTTTCCACTTTGCCCCTGGGGAGCGGATTCTGTCGCTGGGCAATATCGGCTGCATGCTCAACTGCGGTTACTGTCATAACTGGAAGACATCGCAGGCCAAATACGTCACCGACAAGGACGTTTACTACTACACCCCTGAGCAGGTAGTGGAAACCGCTCTCAAGCACGGCATACGCGTCATTTCCTGGACCTATAACGATCCCGTCGTCTGGCACGAATTCATCCTCGACACGGCAAAGCTGGCCAAGGAAGCAGGCCTGATCAATCTCTATAAATCGGCATTCTTCATCAGTGAAGAAGCCATTGATGAGTTATTGCCAGTCATCGATATTTTCTCGATTTCGCTGAAATCCATTTCCCCGGAATACTACCGCAAGGTCACCACCGGCTGGGTAGAACCCGTCCTGGCCGGTATCAAGAAAGTCTATGACGCCGGCAAATATGTCGAGGTCAGCACCTTGATGGTGACCGACATCAGCGACGACGAAGAAACGGCCCGGAAAATCAGCCAGTGGGTCCTGGATGAACTGGGCCCGAACGTACCGCTGCACTTCGTCAGGTTTCACCCCGATTACAAGATGAGCAACAGCATCCGTACACCTGTGGACAGGCTCCTGAAGGCTCGGGACGTCGCTCGCAGCATGGGTGTCGAGCACGTGTACCTGGGGAACGTGAATGACGTCGAGGGGACCAACACCAGTTGCAACCACTGTAACGCCCTGCTCGTCACTCGTTATGGCTTGAACGCTGAAATCATCGGACTGGACAGTAAAGGGGGCTGCTCTCAATGCGGGCATGATGCGCATTTCAAATTACTCGGCGAACACCAGGCGAACGCCCCCGTCGAGCTGCGCGAGGATGCGTTGAGCACTTACGAGAAACGCAAGTTCGAATGGCACGGGGACATCGTGTCACTGCACGCCCAAGTGCTGAATACCGAAGACTTCGAACAGACCGTCTACCTGCGACGCAACTACACGGATGGACATAACAGCGAGTGGAAATCACTGACCCTGCGCCCGCATGAAAGCTATCGATTCATCATTGCCAAGGCTCGCATCGATGAAACAGGCCCTGAGGTCTGGCTTCCCAACGGCGTGAACTCCAACCTTCATGAAGTCTTCGACAGGGCTCACTTCCCGACAGAGTCGATTGAAGAGATTGGCATTTCGCAAAATGACATCACCCCGACCGTGGGTTACGAGGGCAAGCAAAACATGTATGAACAGGTCATCAAACTGGTCAGCCAAGCATGA
- a CDS encoding YczE/YyaS/YitT family protein: protein MEDEKKKCEKKPHPLVQHIGTQVLSLRYFKKDQLLMYLMGVSFFSLGAKCFIISQLGTDPLDVLIISIDKILTLGMGVCSAIVSLFFLTWWMLWNKKYPPISPFITTTLTGLLIDLWSWLGLGEYLIVRLNEYALLASGLVLCAYSSALIIMSGIGIRIMDLVVLTMVSKWNWSFTKAKMLIEIGIFSSGWLLGGPFGIGTIAFLLVIGPLIQPFMNMNAKRFALKNYGLMSASSAY from the coding sequence ATGGAAGATGAAAAGAAAAAGTGTGAAAAAAAACCTCACCCGCTCGTTCAACACATTGGCACGCAAGTCCTAAGTCTTCGGTATTTCAAGAAAGATCAGTTACTGATGTACCTGATGGGTGTCAGTTTCTTTTCGCTGGGCGCCAAGTGCTTCATCATCAGTCAACTGGGTACTGATCCTTTAGACGTCTTGATCATCTCCATCGATAAAATACTCACGCTGGGCATGGGTGTTTGCTCGGCGATCGTGTCGCTGTTTTTCCTGACATGGTGGATGCTCTGGAACAAAAAATACCCGCCGATAAGTCCCTTCATTACCACCACGCTGACCGGGCTGTTGATTGATCTCTGGTCGTGGCTGGGACTCGGCGAGTACTTGATCGTCAGGCTGAATGAGTACGCGTTATTGGCCTCGGGGCTGGTGCTGTGTGCCTATTCCTCCGCATTGATCATCATGAGCGGCATCGGCATCAGGATCATGGACCTGGTGGTGCTGACCATGGTCTCCAAATGGAACTGGTCGTTCACCAAAGCCAAAATGCTCATTGAAATCGGCATCTTTTCCAGCGGTTGGCTTTTAGGCGGGCCCTTCGGTATAGGCACGATTGCATTTCTGCTGGTGATCGGCCCGCTTATTCAACCGTTCATGAATATGAATGCCAAGCGCTTTGCGCTTAAAAACTATGGATTGATGAGCGCTTCATCCGCTTACTAA
- a CDS encoding Lrp/AsnC family transcriptional regulator yields the protein MDRIDVKILGKVQDCGRISITELSKHAGLSIPATNDRLRKLEDSGVIKGYCAQLDPTKLGYGISAVVGITTLKPAKAKLIATLTDIPEVVECLHITGNDSYLIRIYARSMAEIEDIIAKINAYGETRTSIVLSIPIERRKLVP from the coding sequence ATGGATCGTATAGACGTCAAAATCCTGGGTAAGGTACAGGACTGTGGTCGCATTTCCATCACAGAGCTTTCCAAGCACGCGGGGCTTTCTATTCCTGCCACTAACGACAGGTTGCGCAAACTTGAAGACTCCGGGGTCATCAAGGGCTATTGCGCTCAGTTGGATCCGACCAAGCTGGGCTACGGCATATCGGCTGTCGTTGGCATCACCACCCTCAAGCCGGCGAAAGCCAAATTGATCGCGACACTCACCGACATACCCGAAGTCGTCGAGTGCCTGCACATCACGGGAAACGACTCCTATCTGATCCGGATCTACGCCAGATCCATGGCAGAGATCGAGGACATCATTGCGAAAATCAACGCGTACGGTGAGACGCGTACCAGCATTGTCCTGTCCATTCCTATCGAGAGAAGAAAGCTCGTCCCGTGA
- a CDS encoding response regulator transcription factor, with translation MAPNPTAKPKLLWVDLTHDRSTQELVSQFQDTCDCTLAKNAMLPSTEQVDMICIHFDRPDTAGLRRLLEIKRIVPGTPITMFTVQHSEELAVWAMRSSVWEYMVLPLSVAERKRYLTAVSQLCELRRHANGRGKTSQIDHSPTLPDSIRLTSGHQKHQALSHIMLYIDQHFRDSIDQRDLAKRCGMTTFRFSRVFKEANGLGFTDYVLNKRMSFAKELLDNSQMPITSIGYEAGFKDPSYFARAFKQYASCTPSEYRLAYQMRSANPTPPPPDEAALEAIENLVHSLEG, from the coding sequence ATGGCGCCAAACCCGACTGCAAAGCCAAAGCTGTTATGGGTTGATCTGACTCATGATCGATCCACCCAGGAACTCGTCTCCCAGTTCCAGGACACGTGCGACTGCACGCTGGCAAAAAACGCCATGCTGCCCAGCACGGAACAGGTCGACATGATCTGCATCCATTTCGACCGCCCGGACACGGCGGGCCTGCGACGCCTGTTGGAGATCAAGCGGATCGTGCCGGGCACGCCCATCACCATGTTCACCGTGCAGCACTCCGAAGAGCTGGCGGTGTGGGCCATGCGCTCCAGTGTCTGGGAATACATGGTGCTGCCCCTGTCTGTCGCCGAACGAAAGCGCTACCTCACGGCCGTGTCACAACTGTGTGAGCTGCGCCGCCATGCCAACGGCCGGGGAAAGACCTCGCAGATCGACCACTCCCCGACCCTGCCGGACAGCATTCGCCTGACCTCAGGGCACCAGAAGCACCAGGCCCTCAGTCACATCATGCTGTACATCGACCAGCATTTTCGCGACAGCATCGATCAGCGCGACCTGGCCAAGCGCTGCGGCATGACGACGTTTCGCTTCAGCCGGGTGTTCAAGGAAGCCAATGGGCTCGGTTTCACCGACTACGTGCTGAACAAACGCATGAGCTTCGCCAAGGAACTGCTCGATAACAGCCAGATGCCCATCACCAGCATCGGCTACGAGGCCGGCTTCAAGGACCCGTCCTACTTCGCCCGCGCCTTCAAGCAATACGCCAGTTGCACGCCCAGTGAGTACCGGCTCGCGTACCAGATGCGCAGTGCAAATCCTACTCCGCCGCCTCCGGATGAGGCGGCCCTGGAAGCGATTGAAAACCTGGTACACAGCCTTGAGGGTTGA
- a CDS encoding Flp family type IVb pilin: MTLQTIKASVLKFAKDEDGLTIVEYAVAGGLITVAVAAMFVLLGGAVNTRITALCAAVKGAAC; the protein is encoded by the coding sequence ATGACTCTTCAAACTATCAAGGCTTCGGTACTGAAGTTCGCCAAAGATGAAGACGGCCTGACCATTGTGGAATACGCCGTGGCCGGTGGGTTGATCACGGTGGCTGTGGCGGCGATGTTCGTCTTGTTGGGCGGTGCCGTGAACACCCGGATTACCGCACTCTGCGCCGCGGTCAAGGGCGCTGCCTGCTGA